One window of the Nicotiana tabacum cultivar K326 chromosome 4, ASM71507v2, whole genome shotgun sequence genome contains the following:
- the LOC107805235 gene encoding DNA damage-binding protein CMR1-like yields the protein MADNKRAASKRQRSKRDEVEATSFIRRLSRRSQGMPPELSDGLIDKIDARKLSKNSSTCEEFSCDGMVKTIRSLRRNDPLLDTTLTDRQVDLERLELNPNGRTQVVKGAISDVKFLPAANMKVIFVGDELGYLGLWNVDFEEENGDNGIYLYQPHQSKISGIVIEPFSMLKIFTSSYDQRIMLLDVEKEAFEEVYQDTYAIYSICHRVEDINCLYFGDEIGALKIFDVRASTLSSLWKLHEERINTIHCKPDDPNIVVTSSADRTFSVWDLRIISRDQPKSLTTIRHGGPIHSAYFSPFGSFLATTSSDNTIGIFGGENYEEKFLIHHNNLSGEYISTLRGIWGWDDSYVYIGKIQEKQKHKRKEKLKNDDKNGVDVISTVEKKIDDDKNGVDIISTVEKKVVRTLQSDYMHTVPYRLAAHPYMVGTLAGATGKGKVCMWVKAAADPES from the exons ATGGCTGATAACAAAAGAGCAGCTTCCAAGCGGCAAAGAAGCAAAAG AGATGAAGTTGAAGCGACAAGTTTTATTCGCCGCTTATCTCGTAGAAGTCAAGGAATGCCACCAGAATTGAGTGATGGCCTCATTGATAAAATTGACGCAAGGAAATTATCGAAAAATTCTTCTACTTGTGAGGAGTTTTCGTGCGATGGTATGGTTAAAACAATAAGAAGTTTGAGAAGAAATGATCCGCTACTGGATACAACACTTACTGATCGGCAAGTTGATCTGGAAAGGTTAGAGTTGAACCCCAACGGAAGAACACAAGTGGTGAAAGGTGCCATTTCAGATGTGAAGTTTCTTCCCGCAGCGAATATGAAAGTAATATTTGTAGGCGATGAGCTTGGCTATTTGGGGCTATGGAACGTAGATTTTGAAGAGGAGAACGGGGACAATGGAATTTATCTGTATCAACCTCACCAGTCCAAAATATCTGGAATTGTAATTGAGCCATTCTCCATGTTGAAG ATATTTACTTCAAGTTATGATCAACGTATTATGTTGCTGGATGTTGAAAAGGAGGCTTTCGAAGAGGTATATCAGGATACTTATGCAATATATTCCATATGTCATCGAGTAGAGGACATAAACTGTTTATATTTTGGTGATGAAATTGGAGcgctaaaaatatttgatgtaagGGCAAGCACACTATCGTCATTATGGAAATTGCACGAAGAGAGAATCAATACGATACATTGCAAGCCAGATGATCCTAATATTGTAGTTACAAGCTCAGCAGACAGGACTTTCTCTGTGTGGGACTTGAGAATTATTAGCAGAGATCAACCAAAATCATTGACAACTATTAGACATGGTGGTCCAATTCATTCCGCCTACTTTTCACCTTTTGGGAGTTTTCTTGCAACAACTAG CTCGGACAATACTATTGGTATATTTGGAGGAGAAAACTATGAGGAGAAGTTCCTGATACACCACAACAACCTAAGTGGTGAATACATTTCCACATTAAG AGGAATCTGGGGCTGGGATGACTCATATGTCTACATTGGCAAGATTCAGGAAAAGCAGAagcacaaaagaaaagaaaagctcaAAAATGATGACAAAAATGGAGTCGATGTCATTTCTACTGTTGAGAAGAAGATTGATGATGACAAAAATGGAGTCGATATCATTTCTACTGTTGAGAAGAAGGTTGTGCGTACTTTGCAAAGTGATTACATGCATACTGTTCCATACCGTTTGGCTGCTCATCCTTATATGGTTGGAACACTTGCTGGTGCCACAGGCAAAGGTAAAGTATGTATGTGGGTAAAAGCAGCAGCCGATCCAGAATCTTGA